Proteins found in one Sardina pilchardus chromosome 3, fSarPil1.1, whole genome shotgun sequence genomic segment:
- the socs1a gene encoding suppressor of cytokine signaling 1a, whose amino-acid sequence MVAHSPLEGNTAAECRVRIEPSVADSVAHRPRSCQQTTRRDGQTHFRPFKSEQDFKTITHTTSMLENSGFYWGPMTVEEAHDKLKSKPLGTFLIRDSRQKDVFFTLSYRALAGPISIRINYQAARFSLSGSKESFDSLFKLLEYYITSPKKSLTSPCRQVQVQSLQELCRRTIVEACGDKPDIDSIPVNPILKDFLHSFPYRL is encoded by the coding sequence ATGGTAGCACACAGTCCACTGGAAGGTAACACAGCAGCTGAATGCAGAGTGAGGATTGAGCCCTCAGTGGCTGACTCCGTGGCTCACCGGCCCCGGTCCTGCCAGCAGACCACCAGGCGGGACGGACAGACACACTTCCGCCCGTTCAAGAGCGAGCAGGACTTTAAAACCAttacgcacacaacttcaatgTTGGAGAACAGTGGCTTCTACTGGGGACCGATGACCGTGGAGGAAGCCCACGACAAGCTGAAGAGCAAACCTCTGGGGACCTTCCTCATCCGTGACAGCCGCCAGAAGGACGTCTTTTTCACACTGAGCTACCGGGCCCTGGCGGGGCCCATCAGCATCCGGATCAACTACCAGGCCGCACGCTTCAGCCTGTCCGGGAGCAAGGAGTCCTTTGACTCGCTGTTCAAACTGTTGGAATACTACATAACCTCGCCCAAGAAGAGTCTGACCAGCCCTTGCAGGCAAGTACAGGTGCAGTCCTTGCAGGAGCTGTGCCGCCGGACAATAGTAGAGGCATGTGGGGACAAACCGGACATAGACAGCATCCCTGTCAATCCCATCCTCAAAGACTTCCTACACTCATTTCCCTATCGACTCTGA